A region of Silurus meridionalis isolate SWU-2019-XX chromosome 13, ASM1480568v1, whole genome shotgun sequence DNA encodes the following proteins:
- the nutf2 gene encoding nuclear transport factor 2, whose translation MGDKPIWEQIGSSFVQHYYQLFDTDRTQLGSIYIDASCLTWEGQQFQGKAAIVEKLSSLPFTKIAHSITAQDHQPTPDSCIMSMVVGQLKADDDPIMGFHQSFILKNINDAWVCTNDMFRLAIHNFG comes from the exons ATGGGAGACAAGCCGATCTGGGAACAAATAGGATCCAGCTTTGTTCAACATTACTATCAACTGTTTGACACGGACAGAACTCAGCTTGGATCGATATAT ATTGATGCGTCATGCCTTACGTGGGAAGGACAGCAATTCCAGGGAAAAGCAGCGATTGTTGAGAAACTCTCT AGCCTGCCCTTCACAAAAATAGCCCACAGCATAACAGCACAAGATCACCAGCCCACTCCTGACAGCTGCATAATGAGTATGGTAGTAGGACAACTAAAA gcaGATGATGATCCCATAATGGGGTTCCATCAGAGCTTCATCCTGAAGAACATTAATGATGCGTGGGTGTGCACCAACGACATGTTCCGCCTAGCAATCCACAACTTTGGCTAA